The following proteins come from a genomic window of bacterium:
- a CDS encoding aminotransferase class V-fold PLP-dependent enzyme yields MTETQLKAIRELFPVTHRYAYLNHASNGSLALPVVAAMNGYIERCSLHGEVPYSEAEAAVEEGRELAARLMGVRKEEIAFVKNTSAGAIIAIGSIDWHHGDNMILMRDAFPTNIYPFNYLLPFVEKRYVTSTELAKGSDCIFRLVDRHTRAIAIDWVHFLSGVRADIGAISDFCRTRAIHVLLDAMQGLGAVDQSFGDLGFDFVYAGGGKWLLGPQGSGILYVNSATLPGLKPANLGWLSARWDDFNDIYTPKPMKPGASRFEEGTKNYIGIYGLRESLRILLNVGMSEVAARVRMHVQLLRQWLNEKGFETLTPAVPERHAGVIDAYRPGVDMAALFARLKEQGFICSLRENRLRIAPHFYNTEEEVERFCAALPGKGETVA; encoded by the coding sequence GTGACCGAAACCCAACTCAAGGCCATCCGGGAGCTCTTCCCGGTAACGCACCGCTATGCGTATCTGAATCACGCGTCGAACGGCTCTCTCGCCCTGCCGGTGGTCGCGGCGATGAACGGCTACATCGAGCGGTGCAGCCTGCACGGTGAGGTGCCTTACTCCGAGGCCGAGGCAGCGGTCGAGGAAGGCCGCGAGCTGGCGGCTCGGCTGATGGGTGTGCGCAAGGAAGAGATTGCGTTCGTCAAGAACACCTCCGCCGGTGCCATAATCGCCATCGGTTCCATCGACTGGCACCACGGCGACAACATGATTCTGATGCGTGACGCGTTTCCGACCAACATCTACCCGTTCAACTACCTGCTGCCGTTCGTCGAGAAGCGGTACGTGACCAGCACCGAACTGGCCAAGGGGTCGGACTGCATATTCCGGCTCGTCGACCGGCATACACGCGCGATTGCCATCGACTGGGTACATTTCCTCTCCGGTGTGCGGGCGGACATCGGCGCGATAAGTGATTTCTGCCGCACGCGCGCCATCCACGTCCTGCTCGACGCCATGCAGGGGCTGGGCGCGGTGGACCAGAGTTTCGGGGACCTCGGCTTTGACTTTGTCTACGCCGGCGGCGGCAAGTGGCTGCTCGGGCCTCAGGGCAGCGGCATTCTCTACGTCAACTCGGCGACGCTGCCGGGGCTGAAGCCTGCCAACCTCGGCTGGCTGTCGGCGAGATGGGACGACTTCAACGACATCTACACGCCCAAACCGATGAAACCGGGCGCGAGCCGATTCGAGGAGGGGACCAAGAACTACATCGGTATCTACGGGCTGCGCGAGTCGCTGCGCATCCTGCTCAACGTGGGGATGAGCGAGGTCGCAGCGCGAGTGCGAATGCACGTGCAGTTGCTGCGTCAGTGGTTGAACGAGAAGGGGTTCGAGACTCTGACCCCGGCTGTCCCCGAACGTCACGCGGGGGTAATCGACGCATACAGGCCGGGCGTGGACATGGCCGCGCTGTTCGCGCGGCTGAAGGAGCAGGGGTTCATCTGCTCGTTGCGCGAGAACCGCCTGCGCATCGCTCCGCACTTCTACAACACCGAGGAAGAAGTCGAGCGGTTCTGCGCGGCCCTGCCGGGCAAGGGCGAGACGGTTGCCTGA
- a CDS encoding glucose 1-dehydrogenase, giving the protein MVGIDLTGRVVLVTGGSRGLGGAAALALARAGADVAVNYVKDGKAARDVAARCGEFGVRAMAMKADVASSGDVKRLFSRVAARFGRLDILVANAGIWKVAAIEKMTDRQLAETLDLNVRGVFYCCREAVPLMRKAGGGRIILVASTAGQRGEAFHSHYAASKGAVISLTKSLAPELAADRILVNCIAPGWFDTDMSRPSLSKPDIREQVLATIPLGRVGRPEEFAGAVLFLASELATFVTGEILNVNGGAVLVG; this is encoded by the coding sequence ATGGTTGGTATCGATCTCACGGGCCGCGTTGTCCTGGTGACCGGCGGCAGTCGGGGACTGGGTGGAGCCGCAGCGCTGGCGCTCGCGCGGGCCGGTGCGGACGTGGCGGTCAACTACGTGAAGGATGGGAAGGCGGCCCGCGACGTTGCCGCTCGGTGCGGGGAGTTTGGTGTTCGGGCCATGGCCATGAAGGCAGACGTGGCATCTTCGGGCGACGTCAAGCGGCTCTTTTCGCGGGTTGCCGCACGTTTCGGCCGGCTGGACATTCTCGTCGCCAATGCCGGCATCTGGAAGGTCGCGGCCATCGAGAAGATGACCGACCGGCAGCTTGCCGAGACGCTCGACCTGAACGTCAGGGGCGTCTTCTACTGCTGCCGGGAGGCAGTTCCATTGATGCGTAAGGCCGGCGGTGGACGCATCATCCTCGTCGCCTCCACCGCGGGCCAGCGCGGTGAAGCATTCCATTCGCACTACGCTGCCAGCAAGGGAGCGGTCATCAGCCTGACCAAGTCACTTGCGCCGGAACTGGCGGCAGACCGTATTCTTGTGAACTGCATCGCACCCGGATGGTTCGATACCGACATGTCGCGGCCGAGCCTGAGCAAGCCCGACATACGCGAGCAGGTCCTTGCCACGATACCACTGGGCCGCGTCGGCAGGCCCGAGGAGTTCGCCGGTGCGGTGCTCTTCCTTGCTTCCGAACTCGCGACCTTCGTCACCGGCGAAATCCTGAACGTCAACGGTGGAGCAGTCCTCGTCGGCTAG
- a CDS encoding VTT domain-containing protein: protein MEQSSSASSTPRPHTAGQKVAIVLSIAALAAVVVLLVLAGGRVWHFFRHPSELRPLVRGWGAWAPLGILAFQVTQIVIAPLPGDALSFTCGYVLGFWPTIVWLMVGVMLGSTADFLLTRLLGRRVMRFFLSPEQLARLDSAVLRRGTFYVLLLLLVPNPVGDWVYYLAGLTSMPWPIFILLVFVGKLPSNLLNCSLGATATHFGWREWAILGLVAATLAFFYYKNRARIQAALDRVSSRHRVSAGS, encoded by the coding sequence GTGGAGCAGTCCTCGTCGGCTAGTTCCACGCCCCGCCCCCACACGGCAGGGCAGAAGGTCGCGATTGTCCTTAGCATCGCGGCGCTGGCCGCCGTGGTCGTGCTGCTGGTGCTCGCCGGGGGCAGGGTCTGGCACTTCTTCCGCCACCCTTCAGAGCTGCGGCCGCTCGTGCGTGGCTGGGGAGCCTGGGCGCCGTTGGGCATACTCGCGTTCCAGGTCACACAAATTGTCATCGCCCCTCTGCCCGGCGATGCGCTGTCGTTCACGTGCGGGTATGTACTCGGGTTCTGGCCGACAATCGTTTGGCTGATGGTCGGTGTCATGCTCGGCTCGACCGCCGACTTCCTGCTGACCCGATTGCTGGGCCGCAGGGTTATGCGTTTCTTCCTGTCGCCCGAACAGCTCGCACGGCTCGACTCGGCGGTTCTGCGACGGGGCACTTTCTACGTCCTGCTGCTTCTGCTGGTGCCAAACCCGGTCGGAGACTGGGTCTACTATCTCGCCGGCCTGACTTCCATGCCATGGCCCATCTTCATCCTGCTGGTCTTTGTCGGCAAGCTCCCTTCGAATCTGTTGAACTGCAGCCTTGGGGCTACGGCCACGCATTTCGGTTGGCGTGAGTGGGCGATTCTAGGGCTGGTCGCGGCGACGCTCGCTTTCTTCTACTACAAGAA